One window from the genome of Pedobacter schmidteae encodes:
- the ccoG gene encoding cytochrome c oxidase accessory protein CcoG: MSQSPAHFRDQISTLTDDGKSRKWIYPRVVKGKLYQYRSVLSYFFLTLLFAAPFLKLNGEQLVLLNVLERKFVFFGVIFWPQDFYLFVLALLTFMVFIVLFTVVFGRVFCGWACPQTIFMEMVFRKIEIWIEGDHLKRKKLDEGPLTTKKIFKKALKHGIYVIISFLIANIFLAYIIGSAQLIKIITEPVSQHLSGFISISAFTLVFYLVFSKMRELVCTVVCPYGRLQGVLLDNQSIIVAYDYERGEPRTKRIKGAENHGGDCIDCKLCVDVCPTGIDIRNGTQMECVNCTACIDACDMVMKKIDRPTRLIGFKSEDEIKNKKAFHINKRIYAYSAVLLALISVLSYLLITRSDVKATILRAGGTLYQLRDKEQAVSNLYNAELINKTNRNIKFKLVADQTDAKIQYIQKQDTIAYGGVAKLTFFVILPQNNIKTYKSTIGFKLLADGKVLDRFETTFIGPPND, from the coding sequence ATGTCACAAAGCCCCGCACATTTCAGAGACCAGATTTCGACGCTTACAGACGATGGAAAAAGCCGTAAATGGATATATCCCAGAGTGGTAAAAGGAAAATTGTACCAGTACCGTTCGGTATTGAGCTATTTTTTTCTCACCCTGCTCTTTGCGGCACCTTTCCTGAAACTGAATGGCGAACAACTGGTACTTTTAAATGTACTGGAACGAAAGTTTGTATTTTTTGGCGTCATTTTCTGGCCTCAGGACTTCTACCTTTTTGTATTGGCTTTGCTTACTTTTATGGTATTCATCGTATTATTTACGGTAGTGTTTGGCCGGGTATTCTGTGGTTGGGCCTGTCCGCAAACCATTTTTATGGAAATGGTTTTCCGTAAGATTGAAATATGGATTGAAGGTGACCATCTGAAACGTAAAAAACTGGATGAAGGCCCGCTTACTACTAAAAAGATATTCAAAAAGGCATTAAAACATGGAATTTATGTGATCATATCTTTTTTGATCGCTAACATTTTTCTGGCTTACATCATCGGTTCAGCCCAACTCATCAAAATCATTACCGAACCGGTATCTCAACACCTATCGGGCTTCATCTCCATTTCGGCTTTCACACTGGTATTTTACCTGGTGTTTTCTAAAATGCGCGAACTGGTATGCACCGTTGTTTGTCCTTATGGTCGCCTTCAAGGTGTGCTGCTGGACAATCAGAGTATCATTGTAGCCTACGATTATGAGCGGGGCGAGCCCAGGACAAAGCGGATAAAGGGTGCAGAGAACCATGGAGGGGATTGTATTGACTGTAAACTATGTGTAGACGTTTGTCCTACCGGTATTGATATCCGCAACGGTACGCAAATGGAATGCGTAAACTGTACAGCCTGTATAGATGCATGCGATATGGTGATGAAAAAAATAGATCGCCCTACCCGACTCATAGGCTTTAAATCGGAAGATGAAATCAAAAACAAAAAAGCTTTTCACATTAATAAGCGGATTTATGCCTATTCTGCAGTACTGTTGGCACTCATTTCGGTACTATCCTATCTCCTGATTACCAGAAGTGATGTTAAAGCTACTATTCTCAGGGCCGGAGGAACACTTTATCAATTAAGAGACAAAGAACAAGCTGTAAGCAATTTATATAACGCTGAACTGATCAACAAAACAAACAGAAATATTAAATTTAAATTGGTAGCTGATCAGACGGACGCAAAAATACAATACATACAAAAGCAGGATACTATTGCCTATGGTGGTGTTGCAAAACTTACTTTCTTTGTGATACTCCCTCAAAATAATATCAAAACCTATAAATCAACCATAGGTTTTAAACTTTTAGCTGATGGTAAAGTATTAGACCGATTTGAAACCACATTTATTGGACCACCTAATGATTAA
- the ccoS gene encoding cbb3-type cytochrome oxidase assembly protein CcoS, with product MNMIYFLIGCSILLALIFLAAFFWASKTGQHDDTYTPSVRILFDDEVETQKKGKKCDEDHI from the coding sequence ATGAACATGATCTATTTCCTGATAGGCTGCAGCATTTTGCTGGCCCTCATTTTTCTGGCAGCTTTTTTCTGGGCCAGTAAGACCGGACAACATGATGATACCTACACCCCTTCAGTCCGTATACTATTTGACGACGAAGTGGAGACACAAAAGAAAGGTAAAAAATGTGACGAAGATCACATTTAA
- a CDS encoding response regulator, translating to MKKTTVLIIEDNEDIRESTAEILELADFEVLQAINGRVGVEMALAHMPDLILCDIMMPELDGYGVLYMLSKNAKTAVIPFIFLTAKAERIDMRKGMEMGADDYLTKPFDDVELLNAIEIRLSKKDKQELFYSQSIEKLTSLLGGTSGLSVLQKMIAERKVRNVKKRQVIYYEGDDVSGIYLIISGRVKTVKLSADGRELLTGIYGQDQYFGIPAFLSHEPYAETAEALEDATICLLPKEMVEELLNKYPDVTRQFIQILSNNLLDKEEQLLQLAYHSVRKRMAEVLIRLCKQEKQDTVLNLKVSRDNLAAMAGMATETVSRILSDFRDEEIIEKKGSQIIILDELRLQNMKN from the coding sequence ATGAAGAAGACGACAGTATTGATTATAGAAGATAACGAAGACATTAGAGAAAGCACGGCCGAGATACTGGAACTAGCTGATTTTGAGGTGCTGCAGGCAATTAATGGAAGAGTAGGTGTTGAAATGGCGCTTGCACATATGCCGGATTTGATTTTGTGCGATATCATGATGCCCGAACTGGATGGTTATGGCGTATTGTATATGCTGAGTAAGAATGCAAAAACTGCAGTTATCCCCTTTATTTTTCTGACCGCAAAGGCGGAACGTATTGATATGCGAAAAGGTATGGAAATGGGAGCAGATGACTATCTGACCAAACCTTTTGATGATGTTGAATTACTGAATGCAATAGAAATCCGTTTGAGCAAGAAAGACAAACAAGAGCTTTTTTACAGTCAGTCAATAGAGAAACTAACTAGCTTACTTGGCGGAACTTCGGGATTGAGTGTATTGCAGAAAATGATAGCCGAACGCAAAGTACGTAATGTAAAGAAAAGACAGGTAATTTATTACGAAGGTGATGATGTATCAGGTATTTATCTGATTATTTCCGGTAGGGTAAAAACGGTAAAACTTAGTGCCGATGGACGTGAGTTGCTGACCGGGATTTACGGACAGGATCAATATTTCGGGATCCCGGCTTTTTTAAGTCATGAACCTTATGCCGAGACTGCTGAAGCGCTGGAAGATGCTACGATATGTTTGTTACCTAAAGAAATGGTTGAAGAGTTGTTAAATAAATATCCGGATGTAACCAGACAGTTTATCCAGATCCTCTCCAATAATTTACTGGATAAGGAAGAGCAGTTGTTGCAGTTGGCTTACCATTCAGTAAGAAAGCGTATGGCGGAAGTATTGATCAGACTATGTAAGCAGGAGAAACAGGACACCGTATTGAATTTAAAAGTCTCCAGAGATAACCTGGCGGCAATGGCTGGAATGGCTACCGAAACGGTAAGCCGCATTTTAAGTGATTTCAGAGATGAAGAGATTATTGAAAAGAAAGGGAGCCAGATTATTATATTAGACGAACTGCGTCTGCAAAATATGAAAAACTGA
- a CDS encoding PAS domain-containing sensor histidine kinase, translated as MEQVRLLEAIIETAIDGIITIDKRGHIESLNPAALKLFGYSLDEVKGRNINMLMPEPDKSGHDGYLNRYQTTGEKRIIGKGREVRGLRKDGSTFPFRLAVSEVQYDDRIIYTGFIHDLSKEKEAEERLREYAAELEELVEERTRSLRKTVRALSEAKEEVSISLEKEKELNQMKSRFVSMASHEFRTPLSSVQLSSSLIEKYAQPFNNKNITKHVAKIKNAVGNLTTILNDFLSLERLEAGMVEPAFGPFDLVKLSEEVTEEMQMIAKQEQHIIYQHTGLESMVSLDQNLIRNCMINLISNSIKYSGEHTFIEFNTEINDEQYIITIKDNGIGIPESDQKHLFQPFFRANNTGNIPGTGLGLNIVLRYASLMNGTLHFESVINKETTFKLSFNK; from the coding sequence ATGGAGCAAGTCAGGTTATTAGAGGCTATTATTGAAACGGCTATTGATGGTATCATTACTATTGATAAGAGGGGGCATATAGAAAGTCTTAATCCTGCTGCATTGAAACTTTTTGGCTATTCGCTTGACGAGGTAAAAGGTAGGAACATTAACATGCTGATGCCTGAACCTGATAAAAGTGGTCATGATGGTTATCTAAACAGATACCAGACTACTGGCGAAAAGCGTATTATTGGCAAGGGCCGTGAGGTTCGTGGCTTAAGGAAAGATGGAAGTACCTTTCCTTTTAGATTGGCAGTAAGCGAGGTCCAATATGATGACCGGATTATTTATACTGGTTTTATTCATGATCTTTCCAAAGAAAAAGAAGCGGAAGAGCGCTTGCGCGAATATGCGGCTGAACTAGAGGAACTGGTAGAAGAACGGACCAGATCATTAAGGAAAACAGTGAGGGCATTAAGCGAAGCAAAAGAGGAGGTCAGCATTTCGTTGGAGAAAGAAAAAGAACTCAACCAGATGAAAAGCCGTTTTGTATCTATGGCTTCACATGAATTCAGAACGCCCTTAAGTTCTGTGCAATTGTCTTCTTCACTGATAGAAAAATATGCGCAGCCTTTTAACAATAAGAATATTACCAAACATGTAGCTAAAATTAAAAATGCAGTAGGTAACTTAACGACCATACTAAATGATTTCTTGTCGCTGGAGCGACTGGAAGCCGGAATGGTGGAGCCTGCTTTTGGCCCCTTTGATTTGGTAAAGCTATCGGAGGAGGTAACGGAAGAAATGCAGATGATCGCTAAACAGGAACAGCATATCATTTATCAGCATACCGGTTTGGAAAGTATGGTAAGTTTGGACCAGAACCTGATACGAAACTGTATGATAAATCTGATTTCCAACTCCATTAAATATTCCGGTGAGCATACATTTATCGAGTTTAATACTGAAATTAACGACGAACAATATATCATCACCATTAAGGACAACGGCATCGGAATTCCCGAGTCTGATCAGAAACATCTTTTTCAGCCTTTTTTTAGAGCCAATAATACCGGTAATATTCCCGGTACTGGTTTGGGATTAAACATTGTGCTTCGTTATGCTTCGCTGATGAATGGTACGCTGCATTTCGAAAGTGTGATCAATAAAGAAACTACCTTTAAACTTTCCTTTAATAAATAG
- a CDS encoding FixH family protein, with translation MNWGIKLMIGMLCFMSFIIVLGILMINSKTDALVDTDYYEKGLNYDKDYNRKEQVKTDDAAPQVSVASDYILLIFKNKAEGELKLVRNSDKRLDKRVTIATDSANEVKIPTKGIEKGQWRLIISWTTADKAYLNEQEVKIP, from the coding sequence ATGAACTGGGGAATAAAACTAATGATAGGAATGCTTTGCTTTATGAGCTTTATTATTGTACTGGGCATATTGATGATCAATAGTAAGACCGATGCCCTGGTAGATACGGACTATTACGAGAAGGGATTGAATTATGACAAAGATTATAATCGCAAAGAACAGGTTAAAACTGATGATGCAGCCCCACAGGTCAGTGTAGCAAGCGATTACATCTTACTGATATTTAAAAACAAAGCCGAAGGAGAGCTTAAGCTGGTTAGAAATTCGGACAAACGCCTCGATAAAAGGGTTACCATTGCTACCGACAGTGCCAACGAGGTAAAAATCCCAACTAAAGGCATAGAAAAGGGGCAGTGGCGATTGATTATCTCCTGGACTACAGCCGATAAAGCCTATTTAAACGAACAGGAGGTAAAAATACCATGA
- a CDS encoding group III truncated hemoglobin yields the protein MKDIQDKADITYLVKTFYHTVLTDPLIGPLFRSANFDLESHIPVMVSFWETILFDVITYSGNPMLKHLDLNRTVPLDSTHFERWMNIWTATVNHKFAGPLAEKAILRAQSIAQLMAYKIKQADPKTGL from the coding sequence ATGAAAGACATTCAAGATAAAGCCGATATCACCTACCTGGTAAAGACTTTTTACCATACAGTATTAACAGACCCATTAATAGGGCCGCTATTTCGCTCAGCCAACTTTGATCTCGAATCACATATCCCGGTTATGGTTTCTTTCTGGGAAACGATACTTTTTGATGTAATTACCTATAGCGGAAATCCTATGTTAAAGCACCTGGATCTAAATCGCACTGTGCCTTTAGATTCTACCCATTTTGAACGTTGGATGAATATCTGGACAGCAACAGTAAATCATAAATTTGCCGGGCCATTGGCAGAAAAAGCCATTTTACGTGCCCAATCCATCGCTCAGCTGATGGCCTATAAAATCAAACAGGCCGATCCAAAGACCGGCCTGTAA
- a CDS encoding cbb3-type cytochrome c oxidase N-terminal domain-containing protein: MNDILIWALLFVAVSILIASLLFLRVLKIYVEQSLRPTQFATAEEKEKYRLEQEKIEAEKPEKKTLWTWLLGLKPLSAEKDLVMEHEFDGIAELDNPTPAWFMVLFYGTILFAAGYMINYHVIGWGKSQEQEYAAELQQAEDNRIAMLQKPGGGGANKINENNVEASTDKAVLEAGGALFKTACTPCHGEHAEGAVGPNLTDEYWLHGGTAKAIFKTIKYGVPEKGMVAWEKQMNAKQISDITSYIISLKGSKPAGAKAPQGEKE; encoded by the coding sequence ATGAACGATATTTTAATATGGGCCTTATTGTTTGTGGCAGTAAGTATACTAATAGCCTCCCTGTTATTTCTCAGGGTACTTAAAATTTATGTTGAGCAAAGTTTGCGCCCTACTCAGTTTGCAACTGCCGAAGAGAAGGAAAAATACCGTCTGGAACAGGAGAAAATTGAAGCAGAAAAGCCAGAGAAAAAAACATTATGGACCTGGTTACTGGGACTTAAGCCACTTTCGGCCGAGAAAGATCTGGTGATGGAGCATGAATTTGATGGTATTGCAGAACTAGATAACCCCACTCCTGCCTGGTTTATGGTACTATTTTATGGTACTATTCTCTTCGCTGCAGGTTATATGATCAACTATCATGTTATTGGATGGGGTAAGTCGCAGGAGCAGGAATATGCTGCCGAGTTGCAGCAGGCAGAAGACAACCGTATTGCCATGTTGCAAAAGCCAGGTGGTGGCGGTGCCAATAAAATTAACGAAAATAATGTAGAAGCATCAACCGATAAAGCTGTACTGGAAGCGGGTGGCGCCTTATTCAAAACGGCTTGTACACCTTGCCATGGTGAGCACGCCGAAGGTGCTGTAGGGCCAAACCTTACCGACGAATACTGGCTGCATGGTGGCACAGCAAAAGCCATCTTTAAAACCATTAAATACGGAGTGCCAGAAAAAGGTATGGTAGCCTGGGAAAAACAGATGAATGCCAAACAGATTTCGGACATCACCAGTTATATCATTTCATTAAAAGGAAGCAAGCCTGCGGGTGCAAAAGCACCGCAGGGCGAAAAAGAGTAG
- the hemN gene encoding oxygen-independent coproporphyrinogen III oxidase, whose amino-acid sequence MNTNTLIEKYHVAAPRYTSYPTVPYWDEDNFDTHKWSGSILSAFNKSNQKDGISLYIHLPFCEDLCTYCGCNTRITKNHSVEQPYIQALLKEWSLYLKLFGSKPLIRELHLGGGTPTFFSPRNLDSLIRSLLKDVLLHEDAEFSFEAHPANTTEAHLFTLYRLGFKRLSLGIQDFDPLVQLAINRMQTVDQVAGITSLARQVGYTSINYDLIYGLPHQTFAGLADTIEEVLRLKPDRIAFYSYAHVPWVRPGQRRYTETDLPSAESKQELYELGRKLLKEAGYTEIGMDHFTLTTDSLYLAERNGKLHRNFMGYTHQYSQVMVGLGVSSISDTWTAFAQNVKTVENYMEMVNNGEFPILKGHILTETDLLIRKHILNIMCKGHTSWTVLDLENEAFVQGIERMRWLAQDGLVLLSPTQLQVTTFGKRFLRNICMTLDIRLWEKQPERQLFSMAD is encoded by the coding sequence ATGAACACGAACACGCTGATTGAAAAATATCATGTAGCTGCACCACGCTATACCAGCTATCCTACAGTCCCTTACTGGGATGAAGATAATTTTGATACCCACAAATGGAGTGGATCAATTCTCAGTGCTTTTAATAAAAGCAATCAAAAAGATGGCATTAGTCTATATATTCATCTCCCATTTTGCGAGGATTTATGTACTTACTGCGGCTGTAATACCAGGATTACGAAAAACCACAGTGTGGAGCAGCCTTATATTCAGGCTTTGTTAAAAGAATGGAGCCTTTACCTGAAACTTTTTGGAAGTAAACCTCTGATCAGAGAATTACATCTGGGTGGCGGTACACCTACATTTTTTAGTCCACGCAATCTCGATTCTTTAATCAGGAGCTTGCTGAAGGATGTATTGCTGCATGAGGATGCTGAATTTAGTTTTGAGGCTCACCCGGCCAATACCACTGAAGCTCATCTTTTTACCTTATACAGGCTAGGGTTTAAACGTTTGAGTCTGGGTATTCAGGATTTTGATCCGTTGGTGCAGTTGGCTATTAACAGAATGCAAACGGTAGATCAGGTAGCCGGTATCACGAGTCTGGCACGTCAGGTGGGGTACACCTCCATTAATTATGATTTGATTTATGGCTTGCCGCACCAAACCTTTGCAGGGCTTGCCGACACTATAGAAGAGGTACTGAGGTTAAAGCCCGATCGTATCGCTTTTTACAGCTATGCACATGTACCATGGGTAAGGCCCGGACAACGCCGTTACACGGAAACTGATCTGCCATCAGCAGAATCTAAACAGGAATTGTATGAACTAGGTAGGAAGTTGTTGAAAGAAGCGGGATACACCGAAATTGGCATGGATCATTTTACATTAACTACGGATAGTCTTTATCTGGCCGAAAGGAATGGCAAGCTTCATCGCAATTTTATGGGGTATACCCATCAGTATAGTCAGGTGATGGTAGGGCTGGGAGTTTCCTCCATCAGTGATACCTGGACCGCCTTTGCGCAAAATGTAAAAACGGTAGAAAATTATATGGAGATGGTGAATAACGGTGAATTTCCTATTCTTAAAGGCCATATACTTACCGAAACAGATTTATTAATTCGTAAACATATTTTAAATATCATGTGCAAAGGACACACTTCCTGGACCGTGCTTGATCTGGAAAATGAAGCCTTTGTACAGGGAATAGAAAGAATGCGTTGGTTGGCTCAGGATGGGTTGGTGCTTTTATCACCTACACAATTACAAGTCACTACTTTTGGCAAACGTTTTTTAAGAAATATATGTATGACCCTTGATATAAGGCTGTGGGAAAAACAGCCCGAAAGGCAACTGTTTAGCATGGCCGACTAA
- a CDS encoding sulfite exporter TauE/SafE family protein: MSTDKLAFMIGLLGSVHCIGMCGPLAFAVPALKQGWFLMAIDKLMYQFGRIIAYCILGVGIGLIGQQIWLAGFQQGISILSGILIILAACSRLFKLRFLKDNPSFMLAPFNRMFNYALKHKANHLIIGFINGFLPCGFVYLALAGALNTENVQNAVIYMFWFGLGTLPLMFMATLGMGFTGAVFRRKINRVVPYLMLCIGIWFILRGLTLDIPYLSPAATGISNCK; the protein is encoded by the coding sequence ATGAGTACCGATAAACTGGCCTTTATGATTGGATTGCTGGGAAGTGTACATTGCATTGGCATGTGCGGCCCTTTGGCTTTTGCAGTTCCAGCATTAAAACAAGGCTGGTTTCTTATGGCTATTGATAAGCTGATGTATCAGTTCGGACGAATCATTGCCTACTGTATATTAGGTGTAGGTATCGGTTTAATTGGCCAGCAAATATGGCTTGCCGGCTTTCAACAAGGTATCAGCATCCTTAGCGGGATTCTCATTATACTGGCAGCCTGCTCCCGCTTATTTAAGCTTCGTTTTTTAAAAGACAACCCTTCTTTTATGCTGGCGCCTTTCAACCGGATGTTTAACTATGCGCTTAAGCACAAAGCCAATCACCTCATTATTGGTTTTATCAATGGCTTTTTACCCTGTGGCTTTGTATACCTGGCCCTGGCAGGGGCTTTAAATACCGAAAATGTGCAAAATGCCGTCATTTACATGTTCTGGTTTGGGTTGGGAACCTTACCTTTGATGTTTATGGCTACACTGGGCATGGGTTTCACAGGCGCAGTATTCAGAAGAAAAATTAATCGCGTAGTGCCTTATCTGATGTTGTGTATTGGAATATGGTTTATCTTAAGAGGTTTGACCCTTGATATCCCCTACCTCAGTCCGGCTGCAACAGGTATCAGCAATTGTAAATGA
- the ccoN gene encoding cytochrome-c oxidase, cbb3-type subunit I: protein MTEKFYYDNKIVRNFAIATIVWGIIGMTVGLLIAMQLFKPALNMGSQYTTFGRIRPLHTNAVIFAFVGNAIFMGVYYSLQRLLKARMFSDVLSKIHFWGWQLIIISAVITLPLGLTSSHEYAELEWPIDIAITLIWVVFGVNMFGTIIKRREKHMYVAIWFYIATFVTVAVLHIVNSFQLPISAFKSYYLYAGVQDALVQWWYGHNAVAFFLTTPYLGMMYYFLPKMANRPIYSYKLSILHFWSLIFIYIWAGPHHLLYTSLPGWAQSLGVAFSIMLIAPSWGGMINGLLTLRGAWDKVREDATLKFMVVGLTAYGMATFEGPMLALKQINAIAHYTDWIVAHVHVGALGWNGFLTFGILYWLIPRIYRTSLYSKKLASFHFWIGTLGIIFYAVPLYFAGFTQGLMWKEFTEEGMLRYPNFLETVLQIIPMYILRAIGGGLYLIGVIVMTYNLIKTVGTGKLLANEPAEAMPLPENYVPQGSDKKLHRVLERKPMVFLVLSLIVILIGGMIEMMPTFTIKSNIPTISSVKPYTPLELQGRDLYIKEGCVSCHSQMIRPFRSETERYGEYSKAGEFVYDHPHLWGSKRTGPDLQREGGKYGNVWHYNHMLDPQTMSPGSIMPPYEWLITQTLDTTTTRSKISAMRMLGVPYEVGYEEKANHDLDVQAKEIAADLKKNNIKVKSDKEIIALIAYLQRLGTDIKAK from the coding sequence ATGACAGAAAAATTTTACTACGACAACAAGATCGTCAGAAACTTTGCCATTGCTACCATCGTATGGGGTATCATTGGCATGACGGTTGGACTGCTCATTGCGATGCAGCTCTTTAAACCAGCGTTAAACATGGGGTCTCAGTATACTACTTTTGGCCGGATCAGACCTCTGCATACCAACGCTGTTATTTTTGCTTTTGTAGGGAATGCCATATTCATGGGCGTTTACTATTCACTTCAACGTTTGTTGAAAGCGCGTATGTTTAGCGATGTACTAAGTAAAATACATTTCTGGGGATGGCAGCTGATCATCATTTCGGCTGTGATAACCCTTCCTTTGGGTTTAACTTCATCTCATGAATATGCGGAATTGGAATGGCCCATTGATATCGCCATTACTCTTATATGGGTAGTATTTGGAGTAAATATGTTTGGAACCATCATCAAACGCCGTGAAAAACACATGTATGTAGCGATATGGTTTTACATTGCCACTTTTGTTACCGTTGCGGTACTCCATATCGTTAACTCTTTTCAATTACCAATATCGGCCTTTAAAAGCTATTATCTATATGCTGGGGTTCAGGATGCGTTGGTGCAGTGGTGGTATGGGCACAATGCGGTTGCCTTCTTTTTAACCACGCCATATTTAGGCATGATGTATTATTTTTTACCTAAAATGGCCAATCGTCCCATTTACTCTTACAAACTGAGTATTCTCCACTTCTGGTCGCTCATTTTTATTTACATCTGGGCTGGGCCACACCATTTACTATACACTTCACTTCCAGGCTGGGCACAATCGTTGGGGGTTGCTTTTTCAATCATGCTTATCGCACCAAGCTGGGGCGGTATGATCAATGGTTTACTTACACTTCGTGGTGCCTGGGATAAAGTTCGTGAAGATGCCACACTTAAGTTTATGGTGGTAGGGTTAACGGCTTATGGTATGGCTACTTTTGAGGGACCTATGCTGGCCTTAAAACAGATTAACGCCATTGCGCACTATACCGACTGGATTGTTGCTCACGTACATGTAGGCGCATTGGGATGGAACGGATTTCTTACCTTTGGTATACTATACTGGTTGATACCAAGAATTTACAGAACTTCATTATACTCTAAAAAATTAGCTTCCTTCCATTTCTGGATAGGCACACTGGGCATCATTTTCTATGCCGTTCCTTTATATTTTGCAGGTTTTACACAAGGCCTGATGTGGAAAGAGTTTACCGAAGAAGGAATGCTAAGATATCCAAACTTCCTGGAGACTGTTTTACAGATTATTCCAATGTACATATTAAGGGCTATAGGTGGTGGCTTATATCTGATTGGTGTAATTGTGATGACTTACAACCTGATTAAAACAGTTGGAACCGGCAAATTACTGGCCAATGAACCTGCAGAAGCAATGCCATTGCCAGAAAACTACGTACCACAGGGATCGGATAAAAAGTTGCACCGTGTACTGGAACGTAAGCCAATGGTATTCCTCGTGCTTTCACTCATTGTGATCCTGATTGGTGGTATGATTGAAATGATGCCAACATTTACCATCAAATCAAATATCCCAACTATCAGCAGTGTAAAACCTTATACTCCTTTAGAGCTACAGGGAAGAGATCTCTATATTAAAGAAGGCTGTGTAAGCTGTCACTCACAGATGATCCGTCCTTTCCGCTCAGAAACAGAACGATATGGAGAATACAGTAAAGCTGGTGAATTTGTATACGATCACCCACATTTGTGGGGTTCAAAACGCACGGGACCTGATTTACAACGCGAAGGTGGAAAATATGGAAACGTATGGCACTATAATCACATGCTCGATCCACAGACCATGTCGCCTGGAAGTATCATGCCTCCATACGAATGGCTGATTACACAGACCCTTGATACCACCACCACCCGTAGTAAAATAAGTGCAATGCGTATGCTTGGCGTTCCATACGAGGTAGGCTATGAGGAAAAAGCAAACCACGATCTGGACGTGCAGGCAAAAGAAATAGCAGCCGACCTTAAGAAAAACAACATTAAGGTAAAGAGCGACAAGGAAATTATTGCGTTGATTGCCTACCTGCAAAGATTAGGAACCGACATCAAAGCAAAGTAA
- a CDS encoding lactate dehydrogenase: protein MKVVAYSIKLFEKEPLAIANHKKHEITLISNGLCADTVSYATGKEAVIVFEDDDVSADVINRLADMGVKYIATRSTSTDHIDREAATAKAIRIANVPSLALSGLTDAELSMALAEETILNLDKWQQNRCLGLACVCSRSCDQINHSTLNTDNSHPHEHEHAD, encoded by the coding sequence ATGAAAGTAGTAGCCTACAGTATAAAGTTATTTGAGAAAGAGCCCCTGGCCATAGCCAATCATAAGAAGCATGAAATTACTTTGATTTCTAATGGGTTATGTGCCGATACTGTAAGCTATGCTACAGGAAAAGAAGCGGTAATTGTATTTGAGGATGATGATGTGTCGGCCGACGTGATCAACAGATTGGCTGATATGGGAGTAAAGTATATCGCTACACGTTCAACTTCTACTGACCATATTGATCGTGAAGCGGCAACTGCAAAAGCGATTAGAATTGCAAATGTACCTTCATTGGCCTTAAGTGGGCTTACAGATGCCGAATTATCTATGGCACTGGCTGAAGAAACGATATTAAACCTGGACAAATGGCAGCAAAACAGATGCCTCGGCCTTGCTTGTGTTTGTTCAAGATCATGCGACCAAATCAATCACTCAACTTTAAACACCGACAACTCTCATCCTCATGAACACGAACACGCTGATTGA